One region of Polaribacter pectinis genomic DNA includes:
- a CDS encoding DUF6029 family protein, whose amino-acid sequence MKKILLFTVLLISAISFAQENSFFSVGFESNSQYYLDDEKTGDFLFPERFRSNNYLKVDYGINDFYFGVQLESYEPMALLNYSPGFNKTNLGLYFAGYKTEKLDITLGHFYEQFGNGLILRSWEDRQIGINNALRGARVKYSPTDFIHFTGLYGKQRIGFGVSDGDIYGFNSNINLTSFLKSENSTLNVGFSYVGRSQEKEPSNFEYNKLTNLFSSRLEFSKNNFYVNTEMVSKSKDAVILVNQIKNAKKGNAFLVNFGYSEKGLGIDATFRRMENMNIYSEREASGNVFNEAIVNYLPALTKQHDYLLTNIYVYQAQPQVSFQDPSLIKSGEIGGQIDVFYKIKKGTFLGGKYGTKLAVNTSFWYGLKGENDFQNFDFDNEFLGFGEKYFSDVSLEIRKKWNKSWNSIFYFVNQSYNKRYIEETNGKINANIVVAESTYRMGNGKSLRFEAQHLSTDDDKKNWVGATVEFNITPRLGVYVNDIYNYGNDVASKQIHYYNVGGSYSVGAHRFAVNYGRQRGGLVCVGGVCRFVPESTGISANIIMSF is encoded by the coding sequence ATGAAAAAAATACTATTATTTACTGTTTTATTAATTTCAGCAATATCTTTTGCACAAGAAAATAGTTTTTTCTCTGTTGGTTTTGAGTCTAATTCTCAATATTATTTAGATGACGAAAAAACAGGAGATTTCTTGTTCCCAGAAAGATTTAGATCTAATAATTATCTAAAGGTAGATTATGGAATAAATGACTTTTATTTTGGTGTACAGCTAGAAAGTTATGAACCTATGGCATTACTTAATTATTCGCCTGGTTTTAATAAAACTAACCTTGGTCTTTATTTTGCTGGTTACAAAACCGAAAAATTAGATATTACTTTAGGTCATTTTTATGAACAGTTTGGTAACGGTTTAATTTTAAGGTCTTGGGAAGATCGACAAATTGGTATTAATAATGCTTTAAGAGGAGCAAGAGTAAAATATAGTCCAACAGATTTTATTCATTTTACTGGTTTGTATGGTAAACAAAGAATTGGTTTTGGAGTTTCTGATGGAGATATTTATGGTTTCAACTCAAATATTAATTTAACATCTTTTTTAAAATCAGAAAACTCTACATTAAATGTAGGCTTTAGTTATGTTGGTCGTTCGCAAGAAAAAGAACCTTCTAATTTCGAATACAACAAACTAACAAACTTATTTTCTTCTCGTTTAGAATTTTCTAAAAACAACTTTTATGTAAATACAGAAATGGTTTCTAAAAGTAAAGATGCTGTAATTCTTGTAAACCAAATTAAAAACGCAAAAAAAGGAAATGCCTTTTTAGTTAATTTTGGTTATTCTGAAAAAGGATTAGGAATAGATGCTACATTTAGAAGGATGGAAAACATGAACATTTATTCAGAAAGAGAAGCTTCTGGAAATGTTTTTAATGAAGCAATTGTAAACTACTTACCCGCATTAACAAAACAACACGATTATTTATTAACTAATATTTATGTGTATCAGGCACAACCCCAAGTTTCTTTTCAAGATCCTAGTCTAATTAAATCTGGAGAAATTGGCGGACAAATAGACGTTTTTTATAAAATTAAAAAAGGGACTTTTTTAGGAGGTAAATATGGTACAAAACTAGCCGTAAATACTTCTTTTTGGTATGGTTTAAAAGGTGAAAATGATTTTCAAAATTTCGATTTCGACAATGAATTTCTTGGTTTTGGAGAGAAGTATTTTTCTGATGTAAGTTTAGAAATTAGAAAAAAATGGAACAAAAGCTGGAATTCTATTTTTTACTTTGTAAACCAGTCTTACAATAAAAGGTATATTGAAGAAACAAACGGAAAAATAAATGCCAATATTGTAGTTGCTGAATCAACTTACAGAATGGGTAATGGAAAATCTTTACGTTTTGAAGCACAACATTTATCTACAGATGATGATAAAAAGAATTGGGTTGGTGCTACTGTAGAATTTAATATTACTCCAAGATTGGGTGTTTATGTAAACGATATTTATAATTATGGAAATGATGTAGCATCTAAACAAATACACTACTACAACGTTGGTGGAAGTTATTCTGTTGGCGCACATAGATTTGCTGTAAATTACGGAAGACAAAGAGGTGGACTCGTTTGTGTTGGTGGTGTTTGTAGATTTGTGCCAGAAAGTACAGGAATTTCTGCAAATATTATTATGTCTTTTTAA
- a CDS encoding ABC transporter ATP-binding protein, protein MGYFKDILKYEKKYRKFTVLNIVFNIFYALFNVLSVLAFIPVLGILFGTDKKITSKPSYEGITKIGTYLKESFYHFISEKIDTEGDVKTLVFICLLALSLFFLKNLFRYLASYVITFSRTGIVKDLRDKLYKKIVELPVSYFTEKRKGDIIARMTSDVQEVENSILTSIEVIVREPLTVIISISIMLFMSVKLTLFVFVLLPVSGFIISFISKKLKANSIKAQKETGNFLSFIEETLTGLRIIKGFNAEKVIENKFNNSTLNFKQLMTSVFHRQTLASPMSEFLGSATIIAILWYGGTEVLSNTSALQPDEFFGYIVLFYTVLNPIKLITTTFYNIQKGEASAERIMQVLNTENSIKDKPNAIVKEDFENEIEFKNISFKYKKEYVLKDFSLTIKKGETVALVGQSGSGKSTLANLITRFYDVNKGEVFIDGLNIKDITKKSLRDLMGIVSQDSILFNDTIANNIKLGTQNASNKAILEASEIANANEFIQNLPEKFDTNIGDSGGTLSGGQKQRLSIARAVLKNPPIMILDEATSALDTESEQLVQVALEKMMQNRTSLVIAHRLSTIQKADKIVVMKKGKIVEQGKHEELLAKKGEYFKLVTMQSLA, encoded by the coding sequence ATGGGTTATTTTAAAGACATTTTAAAATACGAGAAAAAATATAGAAAGTTTACGGTTCTAAATATTGTATTTAATATTTTTTACGCTCTTTTTAATGTCTTATCTGTTTTAGCTTTTATACCTGTTTTAGGTATTCTTTTTGGTACTGATAAAAAAATTACCAGTAAACCAAGTTATGAAGGAATTACAAAAATAGGTACGTATTTAAAAGAAAGTTTTTATCATTTTATATCTGAAAAAATAGACACTGAAGGTGATGTAAAAACACTTGTTTTTATCTGTCTTTTAGCCTTGTCTTTATTCTTTCTTAAAAACTTATTTCGATATTTAGCTTCTTATGTAATTACATTTTCAAGAACTGGTATTGTTAAAGATTTAAGAGACAAATTGTACAAAAAAATTGTAGAGTTACCTGTCTCCTATTTTACAGAAAAAAGAAAAGGAGATATTATAGCACGTATGACATCTGATGTACAAGAAGTTGAAAATTCTATTTTAACCTCTATAGAAGTCATAGTAAGAGAACCTCTTACAGTTATAATTTCGATATCAATTATGCTTTTTATGAGTGTAAAACTGACACTATTTGTGTTTGTTTTATTACCAGTTTCTGGTTTTATTATTTCTTTTATTAGTAAAAAATTAAAAGCAAACTCTATAAAAGCGCAAAAAGAAACAGGTAATTTTTTATCTTTTATTGAAGAAACTTTAACTGGTTTAAGAATTATTAAAGGTTTTAATGCAGAAAAAGTAATTGAAAACAAATTTAATAACTCAACTTTAAATTTCAAACAATTGATGACTAGTGTTTTTCACAGACAAACATTAGCGTCACCTATGAGTGAGTTTTTGGGTTCTGCAACAATTATAGCCATACTTTGGTATGGAGGAACAGAAGTTTTATCTAATACTAGCGCCTTACAACCAGATGAATTTTTTGGATATATTGTATTGTTTTACACAGTTTTAAATCCAATAAAATTAATTACAACTACATTTTATAATATTCAGAAAGGAGAAGCTTCTGCAGAAAGAATAATGCAGGTACTAAATACAGAAAACAGTATTAAAGACAAACCAAATGCAATTGTAAAAGAAGATTTCGAAAATGAAATCGAGTTTAAAAATATTTCTTTTAAATATAAAAAAGAGTATGTCTTAAAAGATTTTTCTTTAACTATTAAAAAGGGTGAAACTGTTGCTTTAGTTGGCCAGTCTGGTAGTGGAAAATCTACTCTTGCAAACCTTATTACTCGTTTTTACGATGTTAATAAAGGAGAAGTTTTTATTGATGGTTTGAATATTAAAGACATTACAAAAAAATCTCTCCGAGATTTAATGGGTATTGTTTCTCAAGATTCTATTTTGTTTAATGATACAATTGCAAACAATATTAAATTGGGTACACAAAATGCAAGTAATAAAGCTATTTTAGAAGCTTCAGAAATTGCCAATGCCAATGAGTTTATACAGAATTTACCAGAAAAATTCGACACTAACATTGGTGATAGTGGTGGTACACTTTCTGGAGGGCAAAAACAACGTTTATCTATTGCTAGAGCTGTTTTAAAAAACCCACCAATTATGATTTTAGATGAAGCTACTTCCGCTTTAGATACAGAATCAGAACAATTAGTTCAAGTTGCATTAGAAAAGATGATGCAAAATAGAACATCTTTAGTTATTGCCCATAGGTTGTCTACAATACAAAAAGCAGATAAAATTGTGGTAATGAAAAAAGGAAAAATTGTAGAACAAGGTAAGCATGAAGAACTTCTTGCAAAGAAAGGCGAATATTTTAAATTAGTTACTATGCAGAGTTTAGCATAA
- a CDS encoding phospho-sugar mutase, with protein sequence MSKILDKAKQWLTATFDTETQQEIQQLIETNSSDLDDRFYKDMEFGTGGMRGIMGAGTNRINKYTLGRATQGLSNYLIENVKKEQLKVVIAYDCRHNSKKFAKTVADVFSANNIKVFLFEDLRATPELSFAVKHLGCDAGIVLTASHNPPEYNGYKVYWADGGQIVPPHDSGIIGNVNTLEFSEIKFNANEDLIEIIGKDVDDAFIEASVKNGKISNQVDRKNLKIVFTSLHGTSIVSVPDALAKAGYTDVHIVEEQREPNGDFPTVKSPNPEEPEALKMATDLANKIDADIVIGTDPDCDRLGVAVRDLDGNMKLMNGNQTMVVMTEFLLKKWKEEGKINGNQFVGSTIVSTELVNQVAASYGVETNVALTGFKWIAKMIRDNPSKDFIGGGEESFGYMVGDFVRDKDAVTATLLACEVAALAKQNGSSFYEELLNIYVRNNFYKEHLISITKKGMDGAAEIQQMLSDMRSNPVLEIDGEKVATLSDYDSSIQKNLITVKETAIDLPKSNVLIYQTENGTRVAARPSGTEPKIKFYFSVNAPLDKIENAEKVEAELDAKIQRIIKEMKLN encoded by the coding sequence ATGAGCAAAATTCTAGACAAAGCAAAACAGTGGTTAACTGCTACTTTCGATACTGAAACTCAACAAGAAATTCAGCAATTAATAGAAACTAATTCTTCAGATTTAGACGACAGATTCTACAAAGACATGGAGTTTGGTACTGGTGGAATGCGTGGTATAATGGGTGCAGGAACTAATAGAATTAACAAGTATACTTTAGGTAGAGCAACACAAGGTTTATCTAATTACTTAATAGAAAATGTAAAAAAAGAACAATTAAAAGTAGTAATTGCTTATGATTGTAGACATAATAGTAAAAAGTTTGCGAAAACTGTAGCAGACGTTTTTTCTGCAAATAATATAAAAGTATTTCTTTTTGAAGATTTAAGAGCTACTCCAGAATTATCTTTTGCGGTAAAACATTTAGGATGTGATGCTGGTATTGTTTTAACAGCTTCTCATAATCCGCCAGAATATAATGGTTACAAGGTTTATTGGGCAGATGGTGGACAAATTGTACCTCCTCATGATAGTGGAATTATTGGGAATGTAAATACTTTAGAATTTTCTGAAATTAAATTTAATGCAAATGAAGATTTAATTGAAATTATAGGTAAAGATGTTGATGATGCCTTTATTGAAGCTTCAGTAAAAAATGGAAAAATTTCTAACCAAGTAGACCGAAAGAATTTAAAAATAGTTTTTACATCTTTGCACGGAACTTCTATTGTTTCTGTGCCAGATGCCTTAGCAAAAGCTGGTTATACAGATGTACATATTGTTGAAGAACAGAGAGAACCTAATGGAGATTTCCCAACAGTAAAATCACCAAACCCAGAAGAACCAGAAGCTTTAAAAATGGCAACTGATTTAGCTAATAAAATAGATGCTGATATTGTTATTGGAACAGACCCAGATTGCGATAGATTAGGTGTGGCAGTTAGAGATTTAGATGGTAACATGAAGTTGATGAATGGGAACCAAACCATGGTTGTTATGACTGAATTTCTATTAAAAAAATGGAAAGAAGAAGGCAAAATTAACGGAAATCAGTTTGTGGGTTCAACTATTGTTTCTACAGAATTAGTAAATCAAGTTGCAGCAAGTTATGGTGTAGAAACAAATGTTGCTTTAACTGGTTTTAAATGGATTGCTAAAATGATTAGAGACAACCCTAGTAAAGACTTTATTGGTGGTGGTGAAGAAAGTTTTGGTTATATGGTTGGTGATTTTGTTAGAGATAAAGATGCTGTTACAGCAACTTTATTAGCATGTGAGGTTGCTGCGTTAGCCAAACAAAACGGAAGTTCTTTTTATGAAGAATTACTAAACATTTATGTTAGAAACAATTTTTACAAAGAACATTTAATTTCTATTACCAAAAAAGGTATGGATGGTGCTGCAGAAATTCAGCAAATGTTAAGCGACATGAGAAGCAACCCCGTTTTAGAAATTGATGGTGAAAAAGTGGCAACACTTTCAGATTATGATTCTTCAATTCAAAAAAACTTAATTACTGTAAAAGAAACTGCAATAGATTTACCAAAATCTAACGTGTTAATTTATCAGACAGAAAACGGAACTAGAGTTGCCGCAAGACCAAGTGGAACAGAACCAAAAATAAAATTTTATTTTAGTGTAAATGCACCTTTAGATAAAATAGAAAATGCGGAAAAAGTAGAAGCTGAATTAGATGCTAAAATTCAGAGAATTATAAAAGAAATGAAACTTAATTAA
- a CDS encoding Omp28-related outer membrane protein, translating into MKTTKLFNFITLLAAVFIMSCSSSESDPGGSGSGSGSGSGSGSGGEETPPTSITLTSDKSVFDVGGTVSFTVKTNQNTNVTSQAALKVDGTAISGSTYTPSTHGVFKVVATFNSLTSNELTITVNNVVTVSSVTITSDVSSATAGDIITFNAEATLSDGSKLDKTSDSDFSVDGKVITGNKYIADKVGDVKAKAVYNNVTSNEIVIQVSQVSTPTTYTKKAIIEDYTGTWCGWCPRVSHAVSLVEAQTDKVFTVAAHVANNEPMENDASRALRSAFGVNSFPTAYVNRGSVWTYPEPSNIDEAVNQASGNANAGLAINSMLTGDFMDIVVSTGFTQNLSGTKLVVFVLEDKIIYNQANYTSYYAGADPIVGFEHNHVLRYAATDVLGDPTDSTTGIHHTSFNVNLGFVGIANVNNTAVIAMLVDASGKVVLNAQYAKVNTRKDFD; encoded by the coding sequence ATGAAAACAACTAAATTATTTAATTTTATTACTCTTTTAGCAGCCGTATTTATTATGTCTTGTTCATCATCTGAAAGTGATCCAGGTGGTTCGGGTTCTGGAAGTGGTTCTGGAAGTGGATCAGGTTCTGGAGGAGAAGAAACACCACCAACTTCAATTACATTAACATCTGACAAATCTGTTTTTGATGTAGGAGGAACAGTTAGTTTTACAGTTAAAACGAATCAAAATACAAATGTAACTTCGCAAGCAGCTTTAAAAGTTGATGGAACAGCAATTTCAGGAAGTACTTATACTCCTTCTACACACGGTGTTTTTAAAGTAGTTGCAACTTTTAATAGTTTAACTAGTAACGAATTAACAATTACAGTTAATAATGTTGTAACGGTTTCTTCAGTAACAATTACATCAGATGTGTCTTCGGCTACTGCTGGAGATATTATAACTTTTAATGCAGAAGCAACTTTAAGTGATGGTTCTAAATTAGATAAAACTTCAGATAGTGATTTTTCTGTTGATGGAAAAGTAATTACAGGAAACAAATACATTGCAGATAAAGTAGGTGATGTTAAAGCTAAAGCGGTTTATAACAATGTTACTAGTAATGAAATCGTTATTCAAGTATCTCAAGTATCTACGCCAACAACATATACTAAAAAAGCAATTATTGAAGACTATACAGGAACTTGGTGTGGATGGTGTCCTAGAGTTTCTCATGCCGTAAGTTTGGTAGAAGCGCAAACAGATAAAGTTTTTACAGTTGCAGCACACGTGGCAAATAATGAGCCTATGGAGAATGATGCTTCTAGAGCTTTAAGAAGTGCTTTTGGTGTAAATAGTTTTCCAACTGCTTATGTAAATAGAGGTTCTGTTTGGACTTATCCTGAACCAAGTAATATAGATGAAGCAGTAAATCAAGCTAGCGGAAATGCAAATGCTGGTTTAGCAATAAACTCTATGTTAACTGGAGATTTTATGGATATTGTTGTAAGTACAGGTTTTACTCAAAACTTATCAGGAACAAAATTGGTTGTTTTTGTTTTAGAGGATAAAATTATTTATAATCAAGCTAACTATACAAGTTATTATGCAGGAGCAGATCCTATTGTTGGTTTCGAGCATAACCATGTTTTAAGATATGCAGCAACAGATGTTTTGGGAGATCCTACTGATTCAACTACGGGAATTCACCATACATCATTTAATGTTAATTTAGGTTTTGTAGGTATTGCTAACGTAAATAATACAGCAGTAATTGCAATGTTAGTAGATGCTTCTGGAAAAGTTGTGTTAAATGCACAATATGCTAAAGTTAATACTAGAAAAGATTTTGACTAA
- a CDS encoding TlpA family protein disulfide reductase, whose protein sequence is MRKFLTVICVIISSSIYSQKTIPNVNLKTLDGKSVNIEDEVSKDKITVLSFWATWCVPCINELDIISEVYEDWQDETEVEIIAISIDDARTQKRVKPLINGKDWDYKILIDKNQELKRALNISVIPHVIILKGSEILYRHTGYAPGAENELYKKIKEFSK, encoded by the coding sequence ATGAGAAAATTCTTAACTGTCATTTGTGTAATAATTTCTAGCTCTATTTATTCGCAAAAAACAATACCAAACGTAAATTTAAAAACTTTAGATGGTAAATCTGTAAATATAGAAGATGAAGTTTCTAAAGATAAAATTACTGTATTAAGTTTTTGGGCAACTTGGTGCGTACCATGTATTAATGAATTAGATATTATTAGTGAAGTTTACGAAGATTGGCAAGATGAAACTGAAGTAGAAATCATTGCTATTTCTATTGATGATGCTAGGACTCAAAAAAGAGTAAAACCATTAATAAATGGAAAAGATTGGGACTATAAAATTCTAATTGATAAAAACCAAGAATTAAAAAGAGCTTTAAATATATCTGTAATTCCGCATGTAATTATATTAAAGGGATCTGAAATTTTATATAGACATACAGGTTACGCTCCAGGAGCAGAAAACGAACTTTATAAAAAAATTAAAGAATTCTCTAAATAA
- a CDS encoding CCA tRNA nucleotidyltransferase: MQKQFFKEAISSEIFSVISEASKQIAVESYVIGGFVRDFFLKRGTAKDIDIVAVGSGIELAKKVASLLSNKPKVQIFKTYGTAMLRYKDVEIEFVGARKESYSEESRNPEVTEGSLKDDQNRRDFTINALALSLNEDSFGELLDPFEGIEDLESKIIRTPLEPDITYSDDPLRMMRAIRFATQLNFKIEENSLSAISKNAARLKIITRERIVDELNKIMSSVKPSIGFLLLEKTNLLKQILPELIALKGVEEVEGQKHKDNFYHTLEVVDNISENTNDVWLRWAALLHDIGKAPTKRFDKKVGWTFHSHEFVGSKMVYKLFKRLKMPLNNKMKFVQKMVLLSSRPIVLASDVTDAAVRRLVFDAGEDIDSLMTLCEADITTKNPKKFKRYHQNFEQVREKIKEVEERDRVRNFQPPITGEEIMEAFNLKPCREIGQIKEAIKEAILEGEIPNEHKASYDFMIEKGESLGLKK, translated from the coding sequence AGAAACAATTTTTTAAAGAAGCAATTTCATCAGAAATATTTAGTGTAATATCAGAAGCATCAAAGCAAATAGCTGTAGAAAGCTACGTAATAGGAGGTTTTGTTCGTGACTTTTTTCTTAAAAGAGGAACTGCAAAAGACATAGATATTGTAGCTGTTGGTAGTGGTATTGAATTGGCAAAAAAAGTTGCTAGTTTACTGTCTAATAAACCTAAAGTACAAATTTTTAAAACTTACGGAACAGCAATGTTGCGCTACAAAGATGTTGAAATTGAGTTTGTTGGCGCAAGAAAAGAATCGTATTCTGAAGAAAGTAGAAACCCAGAAGTTACTGAGGGTAGTTTAAAAGACGACCAAAACAGAAGAGATTTTACTATAAATGCGTTAGCGTTAAGTTTAAATGAAGATAGTTTTGGAGAATTATTAGATCCATTTGAAGGGATTGAAGATTTAGAAAGCAAAATAATTAGAACTCCTCTAGAACCAGATATTACTTATTCAGATGATCCTTTAAGAATGATGCGTGCAATTAGATTTGCAACACAATTAAACTTTAAAATTGAAGAAAATTCACTCTCTGCAATTTCAAAAAATGCTGCAAGACTAAAAATTATAACGAGAGAAAGAATAGTTGATGAATTGAACAAAATAATGTCATCAGTAAAACCTTCTATTGGATTTTTGTTATTAGAAAAAACAAATTTATTAAAGCAGATTTTACCAGAATTAATAGCTTTAAAAGGAGTAGAGGAAGTAGAAGGACAAAAGCATAAAGATAATTTTTATCATACATTAGAAGTTGTAGACAATATTTCTGAAAACACTAATGATGTTTGGTTAAGATGGGCAGCTTTGTTACACGATATTGGAAAAGCACCTACAAAAAGGTTTGACAAAAAAGTTGGATGGACTTTCCACTCACACGAATTTGTTGGTTCTAAAATGGTATATAAATTATTTAAAAGGTTAAAAATGCCTTTGAATAATAAGATGAAGTTTGTTCAGAAAATGGTTCTTTTAAGTTCTAGACCCATTGTATTAGCAAGTGATGTTACAGATGCTGCTGTAAGACGTTTAGTTTTTGATGCTGGTGAAGATATAGATTCTTTAATGACACTTTGTGAAGCAGATATTACTACTAAAAACCCGAAGAAATTTAAAAGATATCATCAGAATTTTGAGCAAGTAAGAGAAAAAATTAAAGAAGTAGAAGAGAGAGATAGAGTTAGAAATTTTCAACCTCCAATTACAGGAGAAGAAATTATGGAAGCTTTTAATTTAAAACCTTGTAGAGAAATAGGACAAATTAAAGAAGCTATAAAAGAAGCAATTTTAGAAGGTGAAATACCTAATGAACACAAAGCTTCTTATGATTTTATGATTGAAAAAGGAGAATCTTTAGGTTTAAAAAAATAA
- a CDS encoding glycosyltransferase family 2 protein has protein sequence MDISVVIPLLNEEESLQELHDWIAKVMQSNRYLYEIIFIDDGSSDTSWNVIEKLSEENKSVKGIRFQKNYGKSQALDAGFELAKGDVVITMDADLQDNPDEIPELYDLIIKDDFDLISGWKKKRYDNVITKNIPSKLFNAAARKTSGLKLHDFNCGLKAYKNEVIKTVKVSGEMHRYIPVLAKNEGFTKIGEKVVQHQARKYGVTKFGMDRFVNGFLDLITISFLSKFGKRPMHFFGLWGTFMFLFGTTSAFYIGVYKLYKVYNGIKTILVTDNPWFYIALTSMILGTLLFLAGFIGELIIKTKSNEKHYSIKEKLNF, from the coding sequence ATGGATATTTCGGTAGTAATACCACTTCTTAATGAAGAAGAATCTTTACAAGAATTACACGATTGGATTGCAAAAGTTATGCAATCCAATCGTTATTTATATGAAATTATTTTTATTGATGATGGTAGTTCTGATACTTCTTGGAACGTAATTGAGAAACTATCTGAAGAAAACAAATCTGTTAAAGGAATTCGTTTTCAAAAAAATTACGGTAAATCTCAAGCATTAGACGCAGGATTTGAACTTGCTAAAGGTGATGTAGTTATTACTATGGATGCAGATTTACAAGATAATCCTGATGAAATTCCAGAGTTATATGATCTTATTATTAAAGATGATTTCGATTTAATTTCTGGTTGGAAAAAGAAACGTTATGACAATGTCATTACAAAAAATATTCCCTCAAAACTATTTAATGCAGCAGCAAGAAAAACTTCTGGATTAAAATTACACGATTTTAATTGCGGCCTAAAAGCCTATAAAAATGAAGTAATTAAGACTGTTAAAGTTAGTGGTGAAATGCACAGATATATTCCTGTTTTGGCAAAAAACGAAGGTTTTACTAAAATTGGCGAAAAAGTTGTGCAACATCAAGCAAGAAAATACGGAGTTACAAAATTTGGAATGGACAGATTTGTAAACGGATTTCTTGATTTAATTACGATTTCCTTTTTATCAAAATTTGGTAAACGGCCAATGCACTTTTTTGGTTTATGGGGAACTTTTATGTTCTTATTTGGAACTACAAGTGCTTTTTATATTGGTGTTTATAAACTTTACAAGGTCTACAATGGTATTAAAACCATATTAGTTACTGACAATCCTTGGTTTTACATAGCATTAACTTCTATGATTTTGGGAACTCTATTATTTTTAGCAGGTTTTATTGGCGAATTAATAATTAAGACCAAAAGCAACGAAAAACACTATTCTATTAAAGAAAAACTCAATTTCTAA
- a CDS encoding SDR family oxidoreductase, which produces MSKVVLVTGASSGIGKAIATFLSEKGYKVYGTSRSPKNQETFSFELIALDVLKIETIKTAVDFIIKKESKIDVLVNNAGIGITGSIEDTPTEEMRNAFNTNFFGAIDVIKTVLPHMRKQKYGVIVNTTSIAGYMGLPFRGIYSSSKGALELVTEATRMEVKRFGINIVNVAPGDFATDIISRRYHTPIFEDSAYKENYKANLDLMDAHVDTGKNPIEMAKKVYEIINTKNPKIHYKVGGFLEKFSIVLKRVLPDTWFEKILMNHYKL; this is translated from the coding sequence ATGTCTAAAGTTGTTTTAGTTACTGGTGCTTCTTCTGGAATTGGAAAAGCAATTGCTACTTTTTTATCTGAAAAAGGGTATAAAGTTTATGGAACTAGTAGAAGTCCAAAAAATCAAGAAACCTTTTCTTTTGAATTAATTGCATTAGATGTTTTAAAAATTGAAACAATAAAAACTGCTGTCGATTTTATTATAAAAAAAGAATCGAAAATAGATGTTTTAGTAAATAATGCAGGAATTGGAATAACTGGATCTATAGAAGATACACCAACAGAAGAAATGCGAAATGCATTTAATACAAACTTTTTTGGTGCTATAGATGTAATTAAAACAGTTTTACCGCATATGCGTAAACAGAAATATGGTGTAATTGTAAATACTACATCTATTGCTGGTTATATGGGTTTACCTTTTAGAGGAATCTATTCTTCGTCTAAAGGAGCTTTAGAATTGGTAACTGAAGCTACAAGAATGGAAGTTAAGAGATTTGGAATAAACATTGTAAATGTTGCTCCTGGAGATTTTGCTACTGATATTATTTCAAGAAGATACCATACACCGATTTTTGAAGACTCTGCATATAAAGAAAATTACAAAGCTAATTTAGATTTAATGGATGCCCATGTAGATACAGGGAAAAATCCAATTGAAATGGCAAAAAAAGTTTACGAAATAATCAATACTAAAAACCCAAAAATACATTACAAAGTGGGTGGGTTTTTAGAAAAGTTTTCTATAGTTTTAAAACGAGTTTTACCAGATACTTGGTTTGAGAAAATACTAATGAATCATTATAAATTATAA
- a CDS encoding DUF4199 domain-containing protein produces MENQTNSKSFIVNNGLILGVASIILSLVMFATGNHLDPHWSTSVVSAALFIGLIIYGTKQFKAANGGFMSWGQGVKIGVGIAILAGLIVVVYNYIFMNFIEPDFMNQMMEIQNQKFLDQGMTEEQIEAANEMGKSFQSPGIMAAMGIIGYAIGGFIVAAITSAIMKKSEEETY; encoded by the coding sequence ATGGAAAATCAAACAAATAGTAAAAGTTTTATTGTAAACAACGGATTAATATTAGGTGTAGCTAGTATAATTTTATCTCTTGTTATGTTCGCTACAGGTAACCATTTAGACCCACATTGGTCTACTTCTGTGGTTTCTGCAGCTTTATTTATTGGATTAATTATATACGGCACAAAACAGTTCAAAGCAGCTAATGGTGGTTTTATGTCTTGGGGACAAGGAGTAAAAATTGGTGTTGGTATTGCTATTTTAGCAGGCTTAATAGTTGTTGTTTACAACTATATTTTCATGAATTTTATTGAACCAGATTTTATGAATCAAATGATGGAAATTCAAAATCAAAAATTTTTAGATCAAGGTATGACTGAAGAGCAAATTGAAGCTGCTAATGAAATGGGGAAATCTTTTCAATCTCCTGGAATAATGGCTGCAATGGGTATAATTGGTTATGCAATTGGTGGTTTTATTGTAGCTGCAATAACTTCGGCAATTATGAAAAAATCTGAAGAAGAAACTTATTAA